One segment of Ipomoea triloba cultivar NCNSP0323 chromosome 12, ASM357664v1 DNA contains the following:
- the LOC116000489 gene encoding probable protein phosphatase 2C 60 — protein sequence MLSRLIDLLKACWRGSLDRHGHTSSNAGGRQDGLLWYKDNGQHLIGDFSMAVVQANNLLEDQSQIESGSLSLLGSGPYGTFIGVYDGHGGPETSRYINDNLFQHLKRFTAEQNSMSVDVIQKAFQATEEGFLSLVTKQWAMNPQMAAVGSCCLVGVICDGTLYVANLGDSRAVLARVVKATGEVLAVQLSTEHNASIESVRRELHSMHPDDSQIVVLKHNVWRVKGLIQISRSIGDLYLKNAEYNREPLYAKFRLREPFTRPILSSEPSILQHKLEPLDQFIIFASDGLWEHLSNQEAVDIAQNGNRNGSARRLVKAALQEAAKKREMRYSDLNKIDRGVRRHFHDDITVVVTFLDSNLVSRASSLRGPTLSIRGGGVHLPANTLAPCA from the exons ATGTTATCAAGGCTGATAGATCTCTTGAAGGCTTGTTGGCGGGGGTCATTGGACCGCCATGGGCATACTAGTTCCAACGCTGGTGGTCGACAAGATGGACTTCTTTGGTACAAGGACAACGGACAGCACTTAATTGGCGATTTCTCTATGGCTGTAGTCCAGGCCAATAATTTGCTGGAGGATCAAAGCCAAATCGAGTCTGGTTCTTTGAGCTTGCTAGGTTCTGGTCCATATGGAACGTTTATTGGAGTATATGATGGTCACGGTGGGCCTGAGACATCGCGGTATATCAATGACAACCTCTTCCAGCATCTCAAGA GGTTCACTGCAGAGCAGAACTCGATGTCTGTGGATGTAATACAGAAAGCGTTTCAGGCAACAGAAGAGGGATTCCTGTCTTTGGTTACCAAACAGTGGGCGATGAACCCACAGATGGCTGCTGTTGGCTCTTGTTGCCTTGTTGGCGTGATCTGTGATGGGACCCTTTACGTTGCCAATCTCGGTGATTCCCGGGCAGTTCTAGCAAGGGTTGTCAAGGCGACCGGAGAGGTTCTTGCTGTCCAGCTTTCGACTGAGCATAACGCGAGCATAGAGTCTGTCAGACGGGAACTACATTCAATGCACCCCGATGACTCACAGATTGTTGTTTTGAAGCATAATGTATGGCGCGTAAAGGGCTTGATACAG ATTTCAAGATCCATTGGTGATTTATATCTCAAAAATGCTGAATACAACAGGGAGCCTTTATACGCCAAATTTCGTTTGAGGGAACCATTTACGAGGCCTATATTGAGCTCAGAGCCATCGATTTTACAGCACAAACTTGAGCCGCTTGATCAGTTCATAATATTTGCTTCTGATGGCCTTTGGGAACACCTCAGCAATCAAGAAGCAGTTGATATAGCACAGAATGGCAATCGAAAC GGAAGTGCTCGAAGGCTCGTTAAAGCTGCATTGCAGGAAGcagcaaagaaaagagagatgaGGTACTCTGATCTGAACAAGATTGATCGAGGGGTGCGGAGGCATTTCCATGATGACATCACGGTCGTAGTTACATTTCTAGATTCGAACCTCGTAAGTAGAGCCAGTTCGTTGAGAGGTCCCACGTTGTCTATCCGAGGCGGTGGGGTCCACCTACCTGCAAACACTTTAGCTCCTTGTGCTTAA
- the LOC116000493 gene encoding aspartyl protease family protein 1-like translates to MAAHLNHLVTVIFAAVVWILQLELGEAFGTFGFDVHHRYSDPVKGILDLQGLPEKGSVDYYSAWAARDKHRLSKGRRLADSGDSSMLTFEAGNETVRISALGFLHYANVSVGTPPLSFLVALDTGSDLFWVPCGCKNCARGLMIGQVRIDFNMYSPNASSTSEIVRCNGTLCGKRRQCLVESNACAYSVAYLSQNTSSQGVLVEDVLHLVTEDSQQKSIDAPITLGCGIVQTGAFLDAAAPNGLFGLGVGDLSVPSILASKGITAKSFSMCFGQDGLGRIVFGDKGSSNQGETPLNVDQSHPTYNVSLTQIAVDKNVTDVDFTAVFDSGTSFTYLNDPAYKIITENFNSFAKEPRHQFTSKSALPFEYCYDLSPNQTSFVVPDLNLTMKGGDQFYVIDPVIIMSVKNEAVGYCLAVVKSEDINIIGQNFMTGYRVVFDAEKQVLGWEQSDCYNATESKTSTLPINKQNSTTEAPSPATVNPEATSGNTIQPPLSTPTGLVPTPAGNHASHLNGFFGKLMMAFFSISCYFWIIISS, encoded by the exons ATGGCGGCCCATTTGAATCACTTAGTGACGGTTATTTTCGCGGCGGTGGTGTGGATTTTACAGTTGGAGTTGGGGGAGGCGTTTGGGACATTCGGGTTCGATGTTCACCACCGGTATTCGGATCCGGTGAAGGGTATTTTGGACCTTCAAGGCTTGCCGGAGAAGGGTAGCGTCGATTACTACTCCGCCTGGGCGGCGCGTGACAAACACCGCCTTTCCAAGGGGCGTCGCCTCGCTGATTCCGGCGATTCGTCTATGCTGACTTTCGAAGCTGGGAATGAGACTGTGCGGATATCTGCTTTGGGATT CTTACACTATGCAAATGTTTCGGTGGGCACGCCTCCTCTATCATTTCTCGTGGCACTGGACACCGGAAGCGATCTGTTTTGGGTGCCATGTGGTTGCAAAAACTGTGCGCGGGGTCTTATGATAGGACAAGTA AGAATAGATTTTAATATGTATAGCCCGAATGCCTCATCGACCAGTGAGATTGTTCGTTGCAATGGTACCCTGTGTGGAAAAAGAAGACAATGCTTAGTAGAAAGCAATGCTTGTGCCTATAGCGTTGCTTATCTCTCTCAGAACACCTCGTCACAAGGGGTATTGGTAGAGGATGTCTTGCACCTAGTCACTGAAGACAGTCAACAGAAAAGCATCGACGCACCGATTACGTTAGG CTGTGGAATTGTGCAAACCGGAGCGTTTCTGGATGCTGCTGCTCCTAATGGCCTATTTGGGCTTGGAGTCGGGGATCTTTCTGTTCCTAGCATTTTAGCTTCCAAGGGAATTACTGCAAAGTCATTTTCTATGTGTTTCGGGCAAGATGGACTTGGCAGAATAGTTTTCGGGGACAAAGGCAGTTCAAACCAAGGAGAAACGCCATTGAATGTTGATCAATCACA CCCGACTTATAACGTCAGCCTTACGCAAATAGCTGTGGACAAAAACGTCACTGATGTTGATTTTACAGCAGTGTTTGACTCTGGCACATCCTTCACATATCTAAATGATCCAGCTTACAAAATCATTACAGAGAAT TTCAATTCTTTCGCAAAGGAGCCACGCCATCAATTTACTTCTAAGTCTGCTCTTCCTTTTGAATATTGCTATGATTTAAG tCCAAATCAAACTTCGTTTGTGGTTCCTGATTTGAATCTAACAATGAAAGGTGGTGACCAGTTTTATGTTATTGACCCAGTAATAATTATGTCTGTTAAG AATGAAGCAGTTGGCTATTGTTTAGCTGTTGTCAAAAGCGAAGATATCAACATCATTGGAC AAAATTTTATGACTGGCTACCGGGTGGTTTTTGATGCCGAGAAGCAGGTTTTGGGCTGGGAACAATCAGACT GTTACAATGCTACAGAATCCAAAACGTCTACTCTTCCTATAAACAAGCAGAACTCAACAACCGAAGCACCTTCGCCTGCTACTGTGAATCCCGAGGCCACTTCGGGAAATACAATTCAGCCTCCTCTGTCAACTCCAACAGGTTTGGTGCCAACACCTGCAGGAAACCATGCATCACACTTGAATGGTTTCTTTGGCAAACTAATGATGGCTTTTTTCTCGATTTCTTGCTATTTTTGGATCATTATATCTTCTTGA
- the LOC116000490 gene encoding F-box protein At5g07610-like, producing the protein MEDLLREILLRLSPRSVLRLQCVSKQWLSIISCPKFRRLHSRRSAAFVTGLFFPPPTHIPLPAGPHFVALRNQKPQHNTIANRLIELCGGRFVVSLSSCNGLLCIGLSDENALFRECEYYVYNPTTNQRRRIPQVQSESKYVSNVAIAFDASKSNHYKLVCVCGYFRVWVFSSESRVWRNTGKRLPGGCLNFYSFPSPYLNGAIHWYVFKNEFLCLDIDSCELRPMPCISCVNNDPGWCKYLGECGGHLHFIGERGRGGQLLNVFEMKNDYSQWVFKYQVDVGYVERFYPIDMDEFNMRLQFSINLLLTGHEEGEGLVISLPNGKVIFWRLHDMSITQLVESCNEIQHHMSRCYYTSKHIDTLAFIY; encoded by the coding sequence ATGGAAGATTTGTTAAGAGAAATTCTGCTTCGATTGTCCCCCAGATCTGTTCTGCGCCTCCAATGCGTCTCCAAGCAGTGGCTTTCCATCATATCCTGCCCCAAATTCAGGCGCCTCCATTCCCGTCGCTCTGCCGCCTTCGTCACGGGACTCTTCTTCCCCCCTCCAACGCACATTCCATTACCCGCCGGGCCGCATTTTGTAGCTCTGCGAAATCAAAAACCGCAACATAACACAATCGCAAACCGCCTAATCGAGCTGTGCGGTGGCCGGTTTGTGGTAAGTCTCAGTTCTTGCAACGGATTGTTGTGCATAGGGTTATCAGATGAGAATGCGTTATTTAGAGAATGCGAATATTATGTTTACAACCCCACCACCAATCAACGTAGGCGTATTCCACAAGTACAGAGTGAGAGCAAATATGTTAGTAATGTTGCCATAGCTTTTGATGCCTCCAAGTCCAATCACTACAAGCTGGTGTGCGTTTGTGGATATTTTAGAGTGTGGGTGTTTTCCTCGGAATCAAGGGTTTGGAGGAACACGGGAAAGCGACTACCCGGCGGTTGTTTAAATTTCTATAGCTTTCCTAGCCCCTATTTGAATGGGGCAATTCATTGGTATGTGTTTAAGAACGAGTTTTTGTGCTTGGACATTGATAGTTGTGAGCTTAGGCCAATGCCTTGTATTTCATGTGTAAATAATGATCCGGGATGGTGCAAGTATTTGGGTGAGTGTGGAGGGCATTTGCATTTCATAGGGGAGCGTGGTAGGGGTGGCCAGTTGTTGAATGTTTTTGAAATGAAGAATGACTATTCTCAGTGGGTTTTCAAGTATCAAGTTGATGTGGGTTATGTGGAAAGATTTTACCCTATTGACATGGATGAGTTTAATATGCGTTTACAGTTTTCCATAAATTTACTACTTACTGGTCATGAAGAAGGAGAAGGACTGGTGATTTCACTCCCTAATGGCAAAGTCATATTCTGGCGCTTGCACGATATGAGCATCACACAACTTGTTGAGAGTTGTAATGAAATCCAACACCACATGTCCAGGTGCTACTACACCTCCAAACACATTGACACGCTTGCATTTAtatattga
- the LOC115998795 gene encoding DNA-directed RNA polymerase II subunit 1-like — protein sequence MDLRIPYSGILSPDEIRPGHFDHLELAKPMFHIGFMKTVLSILRCVCFSCSKILADEYPKFKQAMRIRNPKNRLKQILDGCKSKTKCEGGDEINLQAQDSEEPVKKPKGGCGAQQPKISIDGMKLVAEYELQEKKNDDPEQIPEPIERKQQLTAENVLRILKRISDEDCQLLGLNPKYSRPDCMILQVLPVPPPPVRPSEMMDTSSRSEDDLTHQLAMIIPHNENLKRQERNGAPAHIISEFAQLLQFHIATYFDNELPGQPRATQRSGRPIKSICNRLKAKEGRIRGNLMGKRVDFSARTVITPDPNINIDQLGVPWSIALNLTYSETVTPYNIERLKELVEYGPHPPPGKTGAKYIIRDDGQRLDLRYLKKSSDQHLELGYKVERHLNDGDFVLLNRQPSLHKMSIMGHRIKIMPYSTFRLNLSVTSPYNADFDGDEMNMHVPQSFETRAEVLELMMVPKCIVSPQSNRPVMGIVQDTLLGCRKITKRDTFIEKDVFMNMLMWWEDFDGKVPAPAILKPRPLWTGKQVFNLIIPKQINLLRYSSWHSDSEKGYTTPGDTQVRIEKGELLSGTLCKKSLGTSSGSLIHVIWEEVGPDAARKFLGHTQWLVNYWLLQNSFSIADAKTMENINVTISDAKNKVRELIIAFREKQIEAEPGRTMIESFENRVKQILSKARDDAGTFAEKSLAESNNLKAMVTAGSKGSFINISQMTACVGQQNVEGKRIPFGFIDRTLPHFTKDDFGAESSGFVGNSYLRGLNPREFFFHAMGGRESLIDTAVKTSEGEEITGTKGD from the exons ATGGATTTGCGCATTCCGTACTCGGGCATACTAAGCCCCGATGAAATC CGGCCTGGGCACTTTGATCACCTCGAGCTTGCTAAGCCAATGTTTCATATTGGATTCATGAAAACTGTGCTTAGTATTCTTCGTTGCGTCTGCTTCAGCTGCTCCAAAATACTAGCAGATGAG TATCCGAAATTCAAACAAGCAATGAGGATACGAAATCCTAAGAACAGGCTAAAACAGATTTTGGATGGATGCAAAAGCAAAACGAAATGCGAAGGAGGGGACGAAATAAATTTACAAGCACAAGATTCTGAAGAGCCTGTAAAGAAGCCTAAGGGTGGTTGTGGAGCTCAACAGCCCAAAATTAGCATAGATGGTATGAAATTGGTTGCTGAATATGAACTCCAAGAGAAGAAGAATGATGATCCCGAACAGATCCCTGAGCCAATTGAAAGGAAACAACAACTTACTGCAGAAAAT GTTCTCAGGATTCTGAAGCGGATAAGTGATGAAGACTGTCAATTGTTAGGGCTGAACCCCAAATATTCTCGTCCAGATTGTATGATTCTTCAAGTACTTCCCGTACCCCCGCCACCAGTTAGGCCTTCTGAAATGATGGATACATCATCCAGGAGTGAG GATGATTTGACTCATCAGCTAGCTATGATTATTCCGCACAACGAGAACTTAAAGAGGCAGGAACGGAATGGGGCGCCTGCACACATCATATCTGAGTTTGCACAGTTATTGCAGTTTCATATTGCTACTTATTTTGATAATGAACTTCCTGGTCAACCAAGG GCTACTCAAAGATCAGGTAGACCTATCAAATCAATATGTAACAGATTAAAAGCAAAAGAGGGTCGAATCAGAGGTAACTTGATGGGTAAACGTGTGGATTTTTCTGCTCGGACTGTGATCACTCCTGATCCAAATATTAACATTGATCAATTGGGAGTCCCATGGAGTATTGCTCTGAATCTCACTTATTCAGAAACTGTGACGCCGTACAACATTGAGAG GTTGAAGGAGCTTGTTGAATATGGCCCTCATCCCCCACCTGGTAAAACTGGGGCCAAGTATATAATCAGAGATGACGGACAAAGGCTTGATCTCCGTTACTTGAAGAAGAGCAGTGATCAACACCTTGAGCTTGGATATAAG GTGGAGCGGCACTTGAATGATGGAGATTTTGTTCTACTCAACCGGCAACCTAGCCTACATAAGATGTCTATAATGGGACATAGGATAAAAATCATGCCATACTCAACTTTTCGTTTGAATTTGTCCGTCACCTCACCTTACAATGCTGATTTTGATGGTGATGAGATGAACATGCATGTTCCACAGTCATTTGAAACTAGAGCGGAAGTACTGGAACTCATGATGGTCCCCAAGTGCATTGTGTCACCCCAGTCAAATCGACCTGTTATGGGAATTGTCCAGGACACTCTTCTAGGTTGTCGCAAAATAACTAAAAGAGACACTTTCATTGAGAAG GATGTTTTTATGAACATGTTGATGTGGTGGGAGGATTTTGATGGAAAGGTTCCTGCTCCAGCAATTTTGAAACCCAGGCCACTTTGGACAGGGAAACAAGTTTTTAATCTTATCATACCAAAACAGATAAATCTCTTGAGATATTCTTCTTGGCATTCAGATTCAGAAAAAGGGTACACTACTCCGGGGGACACTCAAGTTAGAATAGAAAAAGGGGAGTTGCTTTCTGGAACTCTTTGCAAGAAGAGTCTTGGGACATCCAGTGGAAGTCTAATACATGTTATCTG GGAAGAAGTAGGGCCTGATGCAGCTCGCAAATTTTTGGGACATACTCAGTGGCTGGTTAACTATTGGCTCTTGCAAAATAGTTTTAGTATTGCTGATGCGAAAACCATGGAAAATATCAATGTAACTATCTCAGATGCAAAGAACAAAGTGAGAGAACTTATCATTGCTTTTCGAGAGAAGCAGATAGAGGCTGAACCTGGTCGAACGATGATTGAATCATTTGAGAATAGAGTAAAGCAG ATTTTGAGTAAGGCTCGCGATGATGCTGGAACTTTTGCCGAGAAGAGTTTAGCAGAGAGCAATAATCTTAAAGCTATGGTTACTGCTGGATCAAAGGGGAGTTTTATCAACATTTCGCAAATGACTGCCTGTGTGGGGCAGCAGAACGTTGAAGGGAAGCGGATTCCGTTTGGGTTCATAGATAGGACGCTGCCTCATTTTACCAAGGACGACTTTGGTGCAGAAAGTAGTGGCTTTGTCGGGAACTCTTATTTACGGGGACTGAATCCTCGAGAGTTCTTTTTCCATGCTATGGGAGGCAGAGAAAGTCTGATTGATACTGCTGTGAAGACTTCTGAGGGAGAAGAAATTACAGGAACCAAAGGTGACTAA
- the LOC115998796 gene encoding uncharacterized protein LOC115998796, translated as MGSSLSGKDFPEPSLLCLKAARRSSLSDLHLHRHRRRRRHRHSRRRRHRHSRRRRHRHSCRRRHRHISLSTARRSFLPIGRALRGCRCHRLPYDDIDADAAVATTSPTKTPTPTLPPPSTAADSQGKVQFASSYAIHHLHIFIFALAVTHVLYSITTWGLGRLKMMTWKAWEDGTRTLNYQFYNACSSFFSYQHQCNES; from the exons atgggttcgagtctcagtggaa AAGATTTCCCTGAGCCCTCTCTTCTTTGCCTCAAAGCCGCACGCCGCAGCTCTCTCTCAGATCTACACCTTCACCGTCATAGACGCCGCCGACGCCACCGCCACAGCCGCCGCCGACGCCACCGCCATAGCCGCCGACGTCGCCACCGCCATAGCTGCCGACGTCGCCACCGCCACATCTCACTCTCCACTGCTAGACGGTCGTTTCTTCCGATTGGGAGAGCATTGCGAGGCTGCCGCTGCCACCGCCTCCCCTACGACGACATCGACGCCGACGCTGCCGTTGCCACCACCTCCCCTACGAAGACGCCGACGCCGACGCTACCACCGCCGTCCACTGCCGCGGACTCGcag GGAAAAGTCCAATTTGCATCCTCATATGCAATACACCATCTGCACATCTTTATTTTTGCATTGGCAGTAACTCATGTGCTGTATAGCATTACAACTTGGGGGTTGGGCAGACTAAAG ATGATGACTTGGAAAGCTTGGGAAGATGGGACAAGAACACTTAATTACCAATTCTACAATGCTTGCAGTTCTTTCTTTTCTTACCAACACCAATG CAATGAATCTTGA
- the LOC115999928 gene encoding pre-rRNA-processing protein esf1: MGSKSKNKSKSKVSKPEGDSGTGTGAAAFRGGSQQSGSKIIKDPRFASIHTDPRFRKAPKHKSKVVLDSRFSHIFTDKNFASAKAGIDKRGKPKEDRSQSRLKQYYRLEDEGEEALKLDEELKSKDAESDEEEEEESGSEAGESESESESENEKLKKGNLMSKSDESESEEEEDEEAESDDSSSTSTTDSDEEDDVYSEEEDTFVQEENIPEIEKETHRLAVVNMDWGRVKAVDLYVLLSSFLPKGGQIKSVAVYPSEFGLKRMEEEAVHGPVGLFDEEKGKNKNSDDEDDDDEIDNEKLRAYELSRLRYYFAVVDCDSSATADYLYKNCDGVEFERTSNKLDLRFIPDSIEFKHEARDVATEAPSSYEGLDFHTRALQHSNIELTWDEDEPQRARSLKRKFNADQLAEMELKEFLASDESEADDDENDDDNEDKPAKKHKKQDMYRALLQSGDGSDGSDKDDHGDMEVTFNTGLEDLSKRILEKKDKQSESVWEAYLRKKKEKKKARKNRSKDSSEDESSEDSDYQEHSDQPDDDFFVEEPSASRYKEVKGKRAKKGKQDQETAEEAEASKAELELLLADENGADANVKGYNLKRRKSKDKKGKLIIDEDKIPSVDYNDPRFSSLFTSPLFALDPTDPQFKRSAVYVRQLAEKERKVDQENVGRKEQSDITRPQQPSKESKAEELPSRKEKHELSSLVKSIKMKSKQIPLPSQNKVTKKSEKLRAKKTK, from the exons ATGGGATCGAAAAGCAAAAACAAGAGTAAAAGCAAGGTATCAAAGCCGGAGGGGGACTCCGGCACCGGCACCGGCGCGGCTGCATTCCGCGGCGGGAGTCAACAAAGTGGAAGCAAAATTATCAAGGATCCCCGGTTCGCGTCCATCCACACGGACCCCAGGTTCCGCAAAGCTCCGAAGCACAAGTCGAAGGTGGTGCTTGATTCTCGCTTCAGCCACATTTTCACCGATAAGAACTTCGCTTCAGCAAAAGCGGGGATTGATAAGCGGGGCAAACCTAAGGAGGACCGTTCTCAAAGCCGCCTTAAACAATACTACCGCCTTGAGGATGAAGGAGAAGAGGCGCTGAAGCTAGACGAGGAATTGAAGAGCAAAGATGCTGAAAGCGAtgaggaagaggaggaagaaagcGGCAGCGAAGCCGGAGAAAGCGAGAGCGAAAGTGAGAGTGAGAATGAGAAGCTGAAGAAAGGAAATTTGATGAGTAAATCAGATGAATCAGAGtcggaagaagaagaagatgaggagGCTGAGAGTGATGATTCCTCTTCAACAAGTACAACAGATTCCGATGAAGAGGATGATGTTTATTCTGAGGAAGAAGACACGTTTGTGCag GAAGAAAATATACCAGAAATTGAGAAGGAAACTCACAGACTTGCTGTTGTTAATATGGATTGGGGTCGAGTAAAG GCAGTTGACTTGTATGTGCTATTGAGCTCCTTTCTCCCAAAAGGAGGTCAAATTAAGTCTGTTGCTGTATATCCATCTGAGTTTGGACTAAAGCGGATGGAAGAGGAGGCAGTGCATGGTCCTGTTGGACTGTTTGatgaagaaaagggaaagaacAAGAATAGTGATGATGAGGACGACGACGATGAAATAGACAATGAGAAATTGCGTGCATATGAATTAAGTAGGCTCAG GTATTATTTTGCTGTAGTTGACTGTGATTCAAGTGCTACAGCAGATTACCTTTACAAAAATTGTGATGGAGTTGAATTTGAAAGAACATCAAATAAACTGGATCTGAGGTTTATTCCTGATTCTATTGAATTTAAGCATGAAGCACGTGATGTTGCAACAGAG GCACCATCCAGCTATGAAGGTTTAGATTTTCATACTCGAGCACTTCAACACAGCAATATTGAACTTACATGGGATGAAGATGAGCCACAGCGTGCAAGGTCattgaaaaggaaattcaaTGCTGATCAG CTTGCAGAAATGGAGTTGAAGGAATTTTTGGCTTCCGATGAGAGTGAagctgatgatgatgagaatgatgatgacaATGAAGATAAACCTGCAAAGAAACATAAAAAACAGGATATGTACCGTGCTTTACTTCAATCTGGAGATGGTTCTGACGGTAGTGATAAGGATGATCATGGGGACATGGAGGTGACCTTCAACACTGGCTTAGAAGATTTAAGCAAGCGTATTCTTGAAAAGAAGGATAAGCAATCAGAATCTGTATGGGAAGCCTATCttagaaagaagaaagagaaaaagaaggctAGGAAAAATAGATCCAAGGATTCATCGGAGGACGAGAGCAGTGAGGATTCTGATTATCAAGAACATTCAGATCAACCTGATGATGACTTTTTTGTTGAAGAACCTTCGGCTAGCAGATATAAGGAAGTGAAAGGTAAACGTGCCAAGAAAGGAAAACAGGATCAAGAAACAGCCGAAGAAGCTGAAGCAAGTAAGGCAGAGCTTGAGTTATTACTTGCAGATGAAAATGGAGCAGATGCCAACGTGAAGGGCTATAATTTAAAGCGAAGAAAGTCAAAGGATAAAAAGGGCAAATTAATTATCGACGAGGATAAGATACCAAGTGTAGACTATAATGATCCTCGGTTCTCCAGTTTATTCACTTCACCACTCTTTGCTTTGGATCCCACAGATCCCCAGTTCAAGAG GAGTGCAGTTTATGTACGGCAGCTAGCTGAAAAGGAACGCAAGGTCGACCAAGAAAATGTTGGGAGAAAAGAGCAGTCTGATATAACCAGACCACAGCAGCCATCCAAAGAATCCAAGGCAGAAGAGTTGCCTTCAAGAAAAGAGAAACATGAACTCTCTTCTCTTGTTAAATCAATCAAAATGAAGTCGAAACAAATCCCATTACCCTCTCAAAATAAGGTGACGAAGAAAAGTGAAAAACTACGAGCAAAAAAGACAAAGTAG